Part of the Candidatus Nomurabacteria bacterium genome is shown below.
TGTTTATAAGCTCTGGCATCGAATGCTCAAAAAACTCTACAATTTCGCGTAGCATATTTAGCCGTGCTGTTTTTGCGGATAGTTGCGTATTTTGTTTGGTAGAGGCAAGCCCAATGTGTTCGTATATTTTTGAATATAGTCTTGTATCATACAGCCTTCGCACAGTCATTAGCACTAGTGTCACAGAGCCAAGCAAGCCAAAAAGTATCAGACCTCTGTGACTACCTTCAAGATAATCATTAATAGCAACACCTATCACAAACGGAAACAATATCCACCCTATAGATTCCAATATAATCAGCAGAAAAGTGAAAGACAGTTTGTATTTATAGGGCTTAAACAACTCTAGCATATATAGATAATAGCACTGATGTCGGTCTGGGGAACGGGTCTGCTTTTGGGATGCTTGCTCGCTCGGGAGGAGAGAGGCTGGGTTCGAACCGACTTACAGGGGTGATAATGAAAGAACCGTCCTTTCGGACGGTTCCAACATTTGTAACTTACGAACCGTAAATTAGCATTTTGTCTGACCAAGGAGAGAAGTTAGGGATAGGTCTAGGAACCTGGTCTACCTATTTCTCTGCTGGGCCTGGCTCGGGAGGCCGGACTCGAACCGGCAACCTCGAAGTTAACAGCTTCTTGCTCCACCATTGAGCTACTCCCGAATGCTCCTGGTTTTACCCAGGAATATAATTTGAAATGTACGCCCGACCACGTGAAGTTTTTAATTGCTTTTCGCGCTTAATTGCCTCAGAGCGGGTGGAAAATGATTCTTTATATATCAACTTCCATTCGCCCTCAAACCTTGCTGTATGGTGTTTGCCCAATTTATAATTGTGCGACTTAATCCTTCTGTCTAAATTACCGCTTTGGCTTATGTAGTACTTATTAACAACATCATTATATATGACGTACACCTGATACATAGTTGTCATTATACAGCTTCTTGTCCGTCAGCTGACGGACTACTCCCGAATGCTCTTTGTTTTACCCAGGAATATATATAAAAGGTACAAGCAAGTTACCTTGCAACTAGAGTAGTATAAATTGTTTGCTCCCTATTGGTCAATAAAATTACAATGGTCAAAACAACTAGTAACAGCGTACAATATAAATACAACTAAGGAGACTACATATGAAAGAGGTAATTTTTGCGCTACTGGCAGGTGGTTTAGGCGTTTTGCTACTAACAGCCGGGTATCGTTTTGCTAGAATTCTAATTCCACTTTGGGCATTTTTTGCCGGATTTTCAGTTGGAGCAGCCGTTTTTGCAGATGCCACGAGTGTTGGCTTTATTGCGACAACAATGGGCATCGTCACAGGGCTCATCATAGGTTTTGTATTTGCACTATTTGCCTACTTTTTCTACAGCTTGGCTGTTGTACTACTTGGCGCAACAACCGGTTATTGGATAGGTACGGCATTTATGAGTTGGATTGGTTTTAGTAAAGGTTTCTTAAGTGCCGTTGTTGGTATATCACTTGGCGTTGTATTTGCGCTCGCAACTATTGGGCTCAATGTTGCAAAATATTTGCTCGTGGCACTTACATCTATGGCTGGTGCAGTTGCGCTGGTTGGTGGCATATTGGTGCTATTCAATAAAATTGAACTCAGCGCATTTGATTACACCACAGCGAGTGCGGTTATTAGCAACTCGGTACTATGGACGATAGTTACGTTTGTATTAATATCACTGGGTATTGTTATACAAATAATTACCACAAACTCGTACGTATTAGATGATTGGACAACCGAATACGGAGCGCCAAAGAAATAGATGTTCGTATCTGCCGCACAAGCTGGTGCAATGCTGCGCGGTGGCGCTGTTGGTGTAGTGCCCACAGAATCGGTCTACGGGCTCATTGCCCTCGCTACTGACGTAGCTGCTATTGAGCGTGTGTACGATGTAAAACATCGCCCAAGCACTAAACCATGTATTGTCTTAATTGCTCAGCCAGAAGATATGGCCCAATTTGATATTGAGCCGTCAGATATCATTACTGCGCGCCAGTATTGGCCGGGCAAGGTTAGCGTTGTGGTGCCATGCAGTAACCCACACCTAGAACACCTTACTCGGGGTACTGGGAGTATTGCGTTTAGGGTCGCTGGCACAGCTATATTACAAGAAATTTTAGCACTGAGCGGCCCCATTATTGCACCAAGCGCCAACCCAGATACACTTGCACCCGCTACAACTATACAGCAGGCTCAAGACTACTTTGGCGAATCGATTGACTTTTATGTAGACGGAGGCATCTGTAACGAGCTCCCTTCTAGTGTCGTTCATGCAAAAACAGGTAAAATATATAGAAAATAGCCACTTATTACTAACGCTCACGTATACTTACATATATGGAACAAACAACTATTTTAAAACGTAGCCCAAAGGGGTTGCAAGTACAGGTAATTACTCTAGGGGTTGCTGCTTTTGTATTAGCTATTTTTGGTACATGGGCCACTGCTAAATTATTTGGGTGGGCACCTAACCAGGGTTTTGGATTGAAAGTGTTAATTTGGATTATGCTCTTGTTAGGATGGGGAGTTACTTCTGTTAAATTATGGTTCGATTGGAACGTAAAAAGGTACGAAATAGCCAAAGATGCTCTAATTATACATTCTAAGGCCGGTAACTGGGGCACCTCAAAAGCAATATACCGTTACGAATCAATTATTTCGCTTAAGATGACTCAAGGTGTTATGGGCAAGCGTTTTGGGTATGGCGATGTACACATTCGCATCCCAAAAATAGAAGGTGACGTTGTTATGAATGATATAGATCACCCTATAGAACAACTTTCTGAGTTACAAAAACGTATAGGCGAACGTAGTGTCGGCTCAGACACACTTATAATGTAGCCCGTTACTTGCGAATTGTTATGATATGTGATTAAAATATAATTACAATCATAACGGAGGTCTATATGAAAAAAGTAGGTATTACGAGAGTTGGTGTGGGATCTCTAGCAAAACTAGTTGGTATTGTAAATGCAATTGTCGCGTTTGCACTTGGTATCGTTGGCTCTATTGTCGGGGTTGTCAGCGTGATTGCAAACAACAATTTTACACTGTTAGGTGATATATTCGCAGCGTTAGGCATCGCTTTATTTGCCCTCATTGTATATCCACTTATTTGGTTTGCGTTTGGGTGGCTATACGGCGCGCTTGTAGCAATTATTTGGAACGCTGTGTTAAGCGTTGGTGGTGGCTTAGAAATAGAAACAGTAGAAGTCAAAGAAGACAAGAAATAATAGGCTTCTATAACTAAAACACCTCGCACTAGATATGCGAGGTGTTTTTTATATAACGATATAAAGATAATTATCGCGGTGCTTTCTTTATTACACTACCCTCATAATTACATTTTCTTACAGAATAATTATTAAACTAGATGCTCATGTAAATTTTTCAATCGTGGCATAAAGCTCGTGGCAGCGTCTTGTAAACCTAATACTTTTAATGATCCTACTAAAACATATAGTTCATCGAGCTGTTGCTGAGTAATACTTGGTTGGCTTTCTGCAATTGTAAATCTGTTACCTATAAGTACCACCAGCCATTTCGCTTGTGACTGTGTAACATCCGTTGACGGTTGAGGTGCTATTACCTTTGCGTCGGTAACCTCTAACGACCGAGCCGAACGCCCACGCTTCACCAAATGGCCCCGTGCTATTAAATTATTAACATGCAGCGCCACAGTCGCCACAGAAGTGTAATGACACCCCACCATAATCTCGCGGTAGCTTGGGCTATAGCCATGCTGTGCAATAAATGCACCAATAAAATCAAGTAGCTCTAGTTGCCGCTTGGTCGGTCTTATAGCATCAGGCATGGTGTTTTATCCTTTTTTTAGGCTTTGGTTGCCCCTTAAATACCCATACTTTATACCAGATAAAATTCCACACCGTAAAGAACCCAGCTGCCAAAAATTGGCCTATTTCTGGTTCTATGCCAATATCACGTAATCCTTGCAGTATTAAATAATTTAGTAAAAAGGCATTTAAAGCTGTGTATATAACATATCGCCAAGTAGTATTTAATAAATCTGATTGTTTTTTAGTTTTAAACACCCAATATTTATTAAGGATAAAATTAATACTTATACCCACTGCGTTACCTATAAAATTCGCCCAAAATAAGGCAATTCTATCATCTAAAACAGATATAATGATGTAGCCACTCCAAAACCATGCGCCACCAGCAATCATGTATTCTACAATCTGTGTAATGAGTTTTCTAGTTTTCTTTTTTATACGCATAGTGTTTGCAATTTGTTCTTTTACTAGTGTATCACAGCTAACATCGCTACAATAGAATAGTTATGGGTTCAATGTCAGCACGCGATTGGCGTTTTATTGTTTTTATCTGTCTCTTAATTGGAGCACCATTTTCTAAATATCCTAGCATTGCTATTCCGTTATTTAACTTTCCGTCATTCAGAATTGGTGCCTACCAGCTCGTCGCGACAATTTTTGTATTGTTATGCGTAAAACCAATGTACCACGCCGGTGCTACTTTTTTTAATACATATCATAAGCTAACCTTTTACTCACTAGCAGTATTTTCTGCACTTACTGCTATAAGTGTCTTGTGGTCTTTGTACCCTGCGCGTAGTTTTTTACTGGCAGTTTCTGTATTATTGCTTGTTGCTACTGTGTTAGCTGGCTGGTGGTTTGCCGCCAACGAACTTTCTAATAAAAGAAGAATTATTATGGTGCATGCATTACTGTATGCCAGTATTGGATTTGGCATAATCGCTCTTATACAATTGGTTATTTTTACGCTAACCAATAGCACACTCGGTGTTCTATGCCCTGGTTGTACGGCCGAAGTATTTGGCTTTCCTCGGGTGAACGGCTTAGCGGCAGAACCGCAATTCTTTGCCAATGCCATGATACCTTTTGTGTTTGCTGCGCTATATAGCGTCGTTAAATCACCAAATAAGCTCGGGTGGGCAGCCTTGGTGGCATCGGTAGGCACAATTGGGCTTACTTTTTCTCGGGGTGCCTACGTAGCGCTGGCTATAAGCCTTTTAGCTGTGGCAATTGCGCTTTATGCACGTAAGCTCACTTCTCTTAAGACAATTATGATAAGTTACGGTGTGATTGCTCTTAGTATCATTGGCTCTTTAGTACTGCTTGTCACGGCGGCCACCATACGCTACAACGGCACTCCGGATATCACCTATCAAACAGTAGATAGCATTACCGAGCACCTAACGGTTGGGGTAATAGATCTACCAGATCCAACTCCAGTACCACAACAGGCACCTTCTGAAGCGTCACAGGACAAATTTGTAAGCCCAGGGCTCATTGAAGCATCAGGTAACGAACGCCTAAGCGCTGCAGAGCTGGCACTATCAGCTTGGCGCGACACACCACTTACCTTTTTGTTTGGAGTTGGCGCGGGTAATCTTGGCCCGTATGTTGTTGCCAATATAGAACCTACTGCACCAGATAATCTCACCGTGTATATATACTATATTTTACTGCTTGCAGAACTGGGCATTATTGGGTTGACTGCTATAGTAATTGTGTTTGGTTCAGCTATAAAAGCACTTGCGCGCTACAGTAGTCTAGAAGCAGTGATGATGAATGGACGTTTGGGTGCGTTTGCACTGCAGTTCTTTTTCTTTGGCAGCTACATCAACGTTGTCTATATTTGGCTATGGATTGGTATAGCACTTGGTATTACAAGCGTGGCAAATGTGCCCAAAAAAGCTCCAAAGAAGGTATAATACCCCTAAGAGGTAGTACCAACACATATGAAGAGCAATGCATCATTTTTATACGCTCTCGCCCTCATCTTGGGTGATTTTATCGCTCTGCTTGCAGCGTTTATTGTTGCCTACATATTGCGCGTTACACTAGACAGTCGTTCGCTTATTAACCAAATTTCATCTATAGAATATTTAAAAACCTGGATTATGCTACTGCCTGTTTGGCTGTTAATCTTTGGTTTTTTGGGGCTGTATAGAAGAAACGTCTACGATTACCGCTGGAAAGAGATGGTGCACTTGGCTATTGGTAGCATACTTGGTGTAATGACAATTATTACCTATGATTTTATTGTAGATGAGCCAATCTTCCCTGCACGGTTAGTGCCAGCATACGGGCTTGTGGTTGGCTTCTTATTATTGGTGCTTGGCCGCACACTCATGCGCGCTGCTCGTATGTTTATGTGGCGCACTGGCTTTGGGGTAAACAACGTTTTGGTTATTGGCGCTG
Proteins encoded:
- a CDS encoding Sua5/YciO/YrdC/YwlC family protein, yielding MFVSAAQAGAMLRGGAVGVVPTESVYGLIALATDVAAIERVYDVKHRPSTKPCIVLIAQPEDMAQFDIEPSDIITARQYWPGKVSVVVPCSNPHLEHLTRGTGSIAFRVAGTAILQEILALSGPIIAPSANPDTLAPATTIQQAQDYFGESIDFYVDGGICNELPSSVVHAKTGKIYRK
- a CDS encoding O-antigen ligase family protein, whose translation is MGSMSARDWRFIVFICLLIGAPFSKYPSIAIPLFNFPSFRIGAYQLVATIFVLLCVKPMYHAGATFFNTYHKLTFYSLAVFSALTAISVLWSLYPARSFLLAVSVLLLVATVLAGWWFAANELSNKRRIIMVHALLYASIGFGIIALIQLVIFTLTNSTLGVLCPGCTAEVFGFPRVNGLAAEPQFFANAMIPFVFAALYSVVKSPNKLGWAALVASVGTIGLTFSRGAYVALAISLLAVAIALYARKLTSLKTIMISYGVIALSIIGSLVLLVTAATIRYNGTPDITYQTVDSITEHLTVGVIDLPDPTPVPQQAPSEASQDKFVSPGLIEASGNERLSAAELALSAWRDTPLTFLFGVGAGNLGPYVVANIEPTAPDNLTVYIYYILLLAELGIIGLTAIVIVFGSAIKALARYSSLEAVMMNGRLGAFALQFFFFGSYINVVYIWLWIGIALGITSVANVPKKAPKKV
- a CDS encoding DUF4203 domain-containing protein codes for the protein MKEVIFALLAGGLGVLLLTAGYRFARILIPLWAFFAGFSVGAAVFADATSVGFIATTMGIVTGLIIGFVFALFAYFFYSLAVVLLGATTGYWIGTAFMSWIGFSKGFLSAVVGISLGVVFALATIGLNVAKYLLVALTSMAGAVALVGGILVLFNKIELSAFDYTTASAVISNSVLWTIVTFVLISLGIVIQIITTNSYVLDDWTTEYGAPKK
- a CDS encoding GtrA family protein produces the protein MRIKKKTRKLITQIVEYMIAGGAWFWSGYIIISVLDDRIALFWANFIGNAVGISINFILNKYWVFKTKKQSDLLNTTWRYVIYTALNAFLLNYLILQGLRDIGIEPEIGQFLAAGFFTVWNFIWYKVWVFKGQPKPKKRIKHHA
- a CDS encoding GIY-YIG nuclease family protein — protein: MYQVYVIYNDVVNKYYISQSGNLDRRIKSHNYKLGKHHTARFEGEWKLIYKESFSTRSEAIKREKQLKTSRGRAYISNYIPG
- a CDS encoding PH domain-containing protein, which gives rise to MEQTTILKRSPKGLQVQVITLGVAAFVLAIFGTWATAKLFGWAPNQGFGLKVLIWIMLLLGWGVTSVKLWFDWNVKRYEIAKDALIIHSKAGNWGTSKAIYRYESIISLKMTQGVMGKRFGYGDVHIRIPKIEGDVVMNDIDHPIEQLSELQKRIGERSVGSDTLIM